Proteins encoded in a region of the bacterium genome:
- a CDS encoding flippase-like domain-containing protein has protein sequence MPVTWRKYIWTVLKIAVSLGLMYWAVRSIDLTAMITIWQSINVNWILASFILLTLSYLLGAWQWQSILAIGDIRLKYPTVVGYYYVGLFFNNFLISGMGGDVLRVYDIHRHTADPQRLSPALAVVFFDRFVGLLILILYACISGIFLIGQGESLRMFFAITGLLLLWIFGLILLFHRPLAVFLLTPLAWLVPKRLRMRVDHLYSELNRFRTAPRLLMRVFLIAGGVQMLRIIAIAAIGRALGDTSSLMFYILFVPMISLAASLPISIGGTGPREQTTVFLFRKIGVSSEIAFSIGFVTYLLSAVSTLPGGFIFMLRKNKAEHAVVS, from the coding sequence ATGCCCGTGACATGGCGAAAATACATATGGACGGTTTTAAAAATCGCCGTAAGCTTGGGCTTGATGTATTGGGCTGTACGGAGTATTGATTTAACGGCGATGATAACGATTTGGCAATCCATCAACGTTAATTGGATATTAGCATCATTTATACTTCTTACATTGAGTTATCTGCTTGGTGCATGGCAGTGGCAGAGCATATTAGCGATCGGTGATATCCGATTGAAATACCCGACGGTCGTTGGGTATTATTATGTGGGACTTTTTTTTAATAATTTTCTCATAAGCGGTATGGGGGGTGATGTGTTGCGAGTGTATGATATTCATCGCCATACCGCTGATCCGCAACGCCTTTCACCGGCTTTGGCCGTCGTTTTTTTTGATCGTTTCGTGGGTTTATTGATCCTTATTTTATATGCGTGCATTTCCGGTATTTTTTTAATTGGTCAAGGTGAATCTTTGCGAATGTTTTTTGCCATCACCGGGCTTTTACTCCTGTGGATATTCGGTTTGATTCTTCTTTTTCACCGCCCTTTGGCCGTATTTCTCCTAACACCGCTGGCATGGCTCGTACCTAAACGGTTAAGAATGCGGGTTGATCATCTTTACAGTGAATTGAATCGTTTTCGTACAGCACCGCGACTTTTGATGCGCGTTTTTCTGATTGCAGGCGGAGTGCAAATGCTTCGCATCATCGCTATAGCGGCCATCGGCCGTGCGCTGGGCGATACATCTTCGTTGATGTTTTACATCCTGTTTGTACCCATGATTTCACTGGCAGCCAGTTTGCCCATTTCCATCGGCGGCACGGGCCCCCGCGAACAAACCACAGTATTTCTTTTTCGCAAAATCGGTGTTTCTTCAGAGATCGCTTTTTCGATCGGTTTCGTAACGTATCTTTTATCTGCCGTTTCAACTTTGCCCGGTGGTTTTATTTTTATGCTGAGAAAAAATAAAGCGGAACATGCCGTCGTATCGTAA
- a CDS encoding DUF2723 domain-containing protein: MNRFAFINRITAAIVFAVAFLGYLFTISPTLSYWDCGEFAATAYTMAIPHPPGSPLFLLLGRIFSILPTSGIGHALGLAVTDYDIAFRINLISTFTSAFAVLFLYLTTVRLILQWKERPESTFGSLKIVIASAISALTFAFTYSQWFNAVESEVYAASIFCTAIVTWLITVWLEKPDDIHSDVYLLLIAYILGLAIGIHLLVILALPFIFFLIYTKKFEITFSGFFKFLLIGLIAMGVIYKVFLFYSIQIPFMLDRFGLSTVSVFLMFAVLIYLSFIMIRNNNHNGALIVISSLLIFLGYSTYATIMIRSGLNPNVDQNDPDTWSKFISYLNREQYGELVLWPRNAPIWEYQIKKMFVRYFNWQFIGRPDEYALSLIDHLRNAIGWSVDKLQDTQEDRYSYMYTVLSFRGLYALPFLVGIFGMIHHFSKDWKRALSTLGLFIMTGIMIIVYVNQPDPQPRERDYSYVGAFFAFSIWIGIGIYAIFEFIEEKFKDSDMTRMLTYGVTGVAFVLLPLNMFVYNKFSSSRQGNYVAWDYSYNLLVTCEPNAILYTNGDNDTFPLWYLQEVEKVRPDVRIVNLSLVNTEWYINQMKNLEPLYHMPDGTTFKALKVPVGFSDREILGDPKIPNSSIQPMRWDRRDFALDVPKDVYWKDWVESGRKLPAGYDTMTVPKMKFTVEPTIQGRGLRVQDLMVLDILFANKFERPIYFAITVSNDNMCGLDKYLRMDGLAMKLVGVPGTDMSIDHMYENTFKKYKYRNMNNPNVAYDDNVRRLTQNYRTLYLRMAEYYRTQKNMSSGLHTQIDDAYPAEFTTNQKIVAILDSMEKTIPQNVIPVRDYRLKLAIGQFYSDAGKPEKLREAAEDILANEKAVRLDPPGKLRVAAMFLFNLKDAERAKKILEPMSQADPTNPEILGYYTMALEQLGEYAQAAQVLEQWIAFNPKDVQAQAKLNELKSKIKP, translated from the coding sequence ATGAACCGCTTTGCTTTTATCAACCGCATAACTGCCGCGATCGTATTTGCGGTGGCTTTCCTCGGCTATCTTTTTACGATTTCGCCGACACTTTCATATTGGGATTGTGGCGAATTTGCCGCAACGGCATACACTATGGCTATTCCCCACCCGCCCGGCTCGCCTCTGTTTCTTTTACTGGGTCGAATTTTTTCCATTCTGCCGACCTCCGGTATCGGTCACGCATTGGGTTTAGCCGTTACCGATTACGACATTGCTTTTCGTATCAATCTGATTTCAACATTTACCAGTGCTTTCGCCGTATTGTTTTTGTATCTGACGACAGTACGCCTGATCCTGCAGTGGAAAGAACGTCCGGAATCAACGTTTGGTTCGCTGAAAATCGTCATCGCTTCGGCCATCAGTGCACTTACGTTTGCATTCACCTATAGCCAATGGTTTAATGCGGTCGAATCGGAAGTCTATGCGGCTTCGATTTTTTGTACGGCGATCGTGACATGGCTGATCACGGTGTGGCTGGAAAAGCCGGATGATATCCACAGCGATGTATATCTTCTTCTGATCGCTTATATCCTCGGGCTCGCTATAGGTATTCACCTTTTGGTGATTCTTGCGTTGCCGTTTATTTTCTTCCTGATTTATACCAAAAAATTTGAAATCACTTTTTCCGGTTTTTTCAAATTTTTACTGATCGGTCTCATCGCGATGGGCGTGATTTACAAAGTATTTCTTTTCTATTCTATTCAAATTCCTTTTATGCTGGATCGTTTTGGTCTGAGCACGGTTTCCGTGTTCCTGATGTTTGCCGTGCTGATTTATCTTTCGTTTATTATGATCCGCAATAATAACCATAATGGCGCACTGATCGTCATTTCATCACTATTGATTTTTCTCGGATATTCGACGTATGCGACGATCATGATTCGCTCAGGACTCAACCCCAATGTGGATCAAAACGACCCTGATACGTGGAGCAAATTCATCAGCTACCTCAACCGTGAGCAATACGGCGAACTTGTGCTGTGGCCGCGTAACGCACCGATCTGGGAATATCAGATCAAAAAGATGTTTGTCCGTTATTTTAACTGGCAATTCATAGGTCGCCCGGACGAATACGCGTTGTCCCTTATTGATCACCTGCGCAATGCCATCGGTTGGAGTGTGGATAAATTGCAAGACACGCAAGAAGACCGCTACAGCTATATGTACACCGTGTTGAGCTTCCGCGGATTGTACGCGTTACCGTTCCTCGTCGGTATTTTCGGCATGATTCATCATTTCAGCAAAGACTGGAAACGTGCACTTTCGACGTTGGGACTTTTTATCATGACCGGCATCATGATCATTGTGTATGTCAATCAACCGGATCCTCAGCCACGCGAACGAGACTATTCGTATGTCGGCGCCTTCTTTGCATTTTCGATTTGGATCGGCATTGGTATTTATGCGATCTTTGAATTTATCGAAGAAAAATTTAAAGACAGCGACATGACGCGCATGCTGACATACGGCGTAACAGGTGTTGCCTTTGTACTGCTGCCGCTCAACATGTTTGTATACAACAAATTTTCTTCCAGCCGTCAGGGCAACTATGTGGCCTGGGATTATTCGTACAACTTGTTGGTGACCTGCGAACCGAATGCCATTCTCTACACGAACGGCGATAACGATACCTTCCCGCTCTGGTATTTACAGGAAGTCGAAAAAGTGCGCCCTGATGTACGTATCGTCAATCTGAGCCTCGTCAATACGGAATGGTATATCAATCAGATGAAAAACCTTGAACCCTTGTACCACATGCCGGACGGTACGACATTCAAAGCGCTCAAAGTACCTGTCGGATTTAGTGATCGCGAAATTTTGGGCGACCCCAAAATTCCCAATTCATCCATCCAGCCCATGCGCTGGGACCGCCGTGACTTTGCGCTCGATGTTCCCAAAGACGTGTACTGGAAAGATTGGGTCGAATCCGGCCGCAAGCTTCCCGCCGGTTACGATACGATGACCGTTCCTAAAATGAAATTCACCGTCGAACCGACCATCCAAGGTCGCGGGTTACGTGTACAGGATCTGATGGTGCTGGATATTCTTTTTGCTAATAAATTTGAACGCCCGATTTATTTTGCTATCACTGTTAGCAATGACAATATGTGCGGTCTGGATAAATACCTGCGCATGGACGGTCTGGCGATGAAACTTGTCGGTGTGCCAGGCACCGATATGTCTATTGATCACATGTATGAAAACACATTCAAGAAATACAAATACCGTAATATGAACAATCCGAACGTGGCGTATGACGATAACGTTCGGCGATTGACACAAAACTACCGCACGCTGTACCTGCGTATGGCCGAATATTATCGTACACAAAAAAACATGTCCTCCGGATTGCATACACAGATTGATGACGCGTATCCGGCCGAATTTACGACCAATCAGAAAATTGTTGCGATTTTAGATTCGATGGAAAAAACGATTCCACAAAACGTCATTCCTGTACGCGACTACCGTCTGAAACTGGCGATCGGTCAGTTTTATTCGGATGCGGGCAAACCCGAAAAATTGCGTGAGGCCGCAGAAGATATTCTCGCTAACGAGAAAGCCGTGCGTCTAGACCCGCCCGGTAAACTGCGTGTGGCCGCCATGTTTCTTTTCAATCTGAAAGACGCGGAACGCGCTAAAAAAATACTCGAGCCGATGTCGCAGGCCGATCCGACCAACCCCGAAATTCTCGGGTATTATACGATGGCGCTCGAACAGCTTGGCGAATACGCGCAAGCGGCTCAGGTTTTGGAACAGTGGATAGCTTTCAATCCGAAAGATGTACAGGCACAGGCTAAGCTCAATGAACTGAAATCCAAAATCAAACCGTAA
- the rfbD gene encoding dTDP-4-dehydrorhamnose reductase, with protein MTILLWGGSGQLGKDIQRVLADQHHVIAISRSECDISDSAQVLSTTEKHRPDAVVNCAAMTDVPGCELHTEEAFTVNALAARHIADASRIVNAYLIHISTDYVFDGNKKTPYIESDLTAPVNTYGITKLAGDHFVNAYHPAAAVVRTSGLYGIFECRGKKTNFVETMLRLGRERAIVKVVDDEVLTPTYTRDLAGQIALMLNGKPAGIFHATNAGACSWYDFTQTIFSIAGYTTRLERTTVAAFGSPVRRPAYSVLENAALQKLGIDRMRPWQDALRAYMAERSDK; from the coding sequence ATGACGATATTGCTTTGGGGCGGAAGCGGCCAGCTGGGTAAAGACATTCAACGTGTATTAGCCGATCAACATCACGTTATAGCGATTAGCCGTTCGGAATGTGATATTTCCGATTCCGCACAGGTTCTAAGCACCACAGAAAAACATCGCCCGGATGCGGTCGTTAATTGCGCCGCCATGACGGATGTTCCCGGTTGCGAACTACATACGGAGGAAGCTTTTACCGTCAACGCGCTTGCCGCAAGACATATTGCGGATGCCAGCCGAATAGTGAATGCGTATTTGATACACATCAGCACCGATTATGTTTTCGACGGTAATAAAAAAACTCCGTACATCGAATCCGATCTTACGGCTCCGGTTAACACGTATGGCATCACCAAACTCGCCGGCGATCATTTTGTGAATGCATATCATCCGGCCGCAGCGGTGGTGCGCACATCGGGATTGTACGGGATATTCGAATGCCGCGGAAAAAAGACAAATTTTGTTGAGACCATGCTTCGGCTTGGCCGTGAACGCGCGATCGTAAAAGTCGTGGATGACGAAGTGCTGACGCCGACCTACACACGCGACTTGGCTGGGCAAATCGCACTGATGTTAAACGGCAAACCGGCGGGGATTTTTCATGCGACCAATGCCGGCGCTTGTTCGTGGTACGATTTTACGCAAACTATTTTTTCAATAGCCGGTTATACGACGCGCTTGGAGCGCACGACAGTCGCGGCCTTCGGCAGTCCTGTTCGCCGCCCGGCGTATTCGGTTTTAGAAAATGCCGCATTACAAAAACTCGGCATAGATCGTATGCGCCCCTGGCAAGATGCCTTGCGTGCTTATATGGCCGAACGATCCGACAAATAA
- a CDS encoding glycosyltransferase family 2 protein, which yields MLPASPLVSVVILNYNGRRFTDTLFESLRRTTYPHVEWIMVDNASSDDSVSYTREKFPWVRIIETGANLGYTGGNNVGILQSKGAYVVLLNNDVEADPDWLTHLVNAAEADASIAALQPKLQSMINKGFFEYAGASGGFIDPWGYPFLRGRIFDTIEKDHGQYDDVRDIFWASGAALFLRRSALDEIGLLDEDFFMHFEEIDLCWRLHWAGYRIQVIPQSRIYHYVSASLPAANLRKLYWNHRNSLVVLIKNLPRRGFWRTLLFRFVLDGIAAIQSLFRGEPLRMWAVLKAHFWIYAHCISLSSKRKFAKNLHKTDETSFAHLIYPRSIVADYFLKKKREFHTMGF from the coding sequence ATGTTACCCGCATCTCCGCTTGTCTCCGTCGTTATCCTCAACTATAATGGCCGTCGCTTCACCGACACGCTTTTCGAATCGCTCCGGCGTACTACATATCCCCATGTCGAATGGATCATGGTGGATAATGCATCCAGCGACGACAGCGTATCTTACACACGCGAAAAATTTCCCTGGGTTCGCATCATAGAAACAGGTGCCAATCTCGGCTATACGGGCGGCAATAACGTCGGGATCCTTCAAAGTAAAGGCGCCTACGTGGTACTCCTCAATAACGACGTCGAAGCCGATCCGGATTGGCTCACGCATTTGGTCAACGCTGCCGAGGCCGATGCATCGATTGCCGCACTCCAGCCCAAATTGCAATCCATGATCAACAAAGGTTTTTTTGAATACGCCGGGGCCAGCGGTGGTTTTATTGATCCCTGGGGATATCCCTTTTTACGCGGCCGGATATTTGATACCATCGAAAAGGATCACGGACAATACGATGACGTGCGGGATATTTTCTGGGCCAGTGGTGCGGCTTTGTTTTTACGCCGTTCGGCGCTGGATGAAATCGGCTTACTGGATGAAGACTTTTTTATGCACTTTGAAGAGATTGATTTATGCTGGCGATTGCATTGGGCGGGTTATCGCATACAGGTTATCCCTCAAAGCCGGATATATCATTACGTCAGCGCTTCTCTGCCTGCGGCCAATCTGCGCAAGTTGTATTGGAATCACCGCAACAGCCTTGTCGTATTGATCAAAAATTTACCTCGGCGCGGTTTCTGGCGAACCCTACTTTTTCGTTTTGTTCTGGACGGTATCGCGGCCATCCAAAGCCTTTTTCGCGGTGAGCCGCTCCGTATGTGGGCTGTTCTCAAAGCGCATTTTTGGATTTACGCGCATTGTATTTCATTGTCCAGTAAACGTAAGTTCGCCAAAAATCTTCATAAAACCGACGAAACCTCTTTCGCTCATCTCATATACCCTCGCAGCATCGTAGCGGATTACTTCTTGAAGAAGAAACGCGAATTTCATACTATGGGTTTTTGA
- the dnaB gene encoding replicative DNA helicase gives MLDYPGRVPPQATEVEEAILGAILIDETAFTSIMDFLDESCFYKESHRIIYGVMKTLYLRSEPIDALTVTEELRRSNQLERIGGAYFITGLTNKVPSASNIATYTKIVLDKSRLRKLITVGGQIVNMAFQETEDVDTLIDTVEKQIFDIAQDKASQQFRPLNAILHDAFEQMDNYYNRPGGLTGVPSGFQSIDHITNGFQASNLIIVAARPGMGKTALVLNVARHAAVLHQKAVGIFSLEMSSTDLVTRLLCAEAEVDAQRLRSGNLPDKDYRKLHTSVNNLHKANIFIDETAGLNILDLRARARRLKAEHNVELLIIDYLQLINASVRSGANRQEEVALISRSLKALAKELSIPVIALSQLSRAVEQRGGDKRPQLSDLRDSGSIEQDADVVMFIHREDYYNTAQDSFNQSMVTEAEIIIAKHRNGPTDTAKLGWARKFTKFVPMDTAHAGIVPPPSSHDVEPAF, from the coding sequence ATTCTCGACTACCCCGGGCGCGTACCACCGCAGGCCACGGAAGTCGAAGAAGCTATTCTCGGCGCCATTTTGATTGATGAAACGGCATTTACCTCGATCATGGATTTTTTGGATGAATCCTGTTTCTACAAAGAATCCCACCGCATCATCTACGGCGTGATGAAAACATTGTATCTGCGGAGCGAGCCGATCGATGCGCTTACCGTAACCGAGGAACTTCGACGCTCCAACCAACTGGAACGCATCGGCGGAGCATACTTTATTACAGGTTTGACCAATAAAGTGCCCAGCGCCTCCAATATTGCTACCTACACCAAAATCGTTCTTGATAAATCCCGTTTACGTAAACTGATTACTGTCGGCGGACAAATCGTCAATATGGCGTTTCAGGAAACCGAAGACGTGGATACACTGATTGACACCGTCGAAAAACAAATTTTTGATATCGCTCAGGATAAGGCCAGCCAACAGTTTCGCCCGCTCAATGCGATCTTACACGATGCTTTTGAGCAAATGGATAATTATTACAATCGCCCGGGGGGACTGACCGGCGTTCCGTCAGGTTTTCAAAGTATTGACCATATCACCAACGGTTTTCAAGCTTCCAATCTGATCATCGTTGCCGCGCGGCCCGGTATGGGAAAAACGGCCCTGGTACTCAATGTCGCCCGCCATGCGGCGGTTTTGCATCAAAAAGCCGTAGGTATTTTTTCGCTCGAAATGTCTTCGACCGATCTTGTGACGCGTTTGCTTTGCGCGGAAGCAGAAGTGGACGCTCAACGCTTGCGTAGCGGCAATTTGCCGGATAAGGACTACCGCAAACTGCATACGAGTGTCAATAATCTGCATAAGGCGAATATCTTTATTGACGAAACGGCCGGTCTCAACATTCTTGATTTGCGTGCGCGGGCACGACGTCTCAAAGCAGAACATAATGTCGAACTTCTTATTATCGATTATCTCCAGCTGATCAATGCGTCGGTGCGTTCGGGTGCCAATCGTCAGGAAGAGGTGGCCTTGATCTCCCGTTCGCTGAAAGCGTTGGCAAAAGAATTATCCATACCCGTGATTGCCCTTTCACAGCTTTCGCGCGCTGTCGAGCAACGCGGAGGGGACAAGCGCCCGCAACTTTCCGATTTGCGCGATTCGGGTTCTATCGAACAGGATGCGGACGTCGTTATGTTCATCCATCGTGAAGATTATTACAATACGGCACAAGATTCCTTCAATCAATCCATGGTTACGGAAGCCGAGATTATCATCGCCAAACACCGCAACGGTCCGACCGACACGGCCAAACTCGGATGGGCGCGCAAGTTTACCAAATTTGTTCCGATGGATACGGCGCATGCGGGCATCGTACCGCCGCCATCTTCTCACGACGTTGAACCGGCATTCTGA
- a CDS encoding response regulator: MNSEGTKGSPFPRSNRILIVEDDPDTIKILRLYFIKEKFEVDVAGDGEEGLSILRQHHHDIVLSDVMMPKMDGYKLCEAIRSDDTIKMTPIVLVTAKVELSDKLTGLEKGADAYLTKPYNLTELRAQIASLLKLRELRLALTNREKEIERIRTLEQTLIAISHHINNAIAPISGRAQLTDPADVEQVRKLIDVASIGCRRISRTINLLSDVVSAMKQASNDQAFDLNKTTINELLEKFKSNGDTDLQ, translated from the coding sequence ATGAACTCTGAAGGTACTAAGGGATCACCTTTTCCGCGCAGTAACCGGATATTGATCGTCGAAGACGACCCCGATACGATAAAAATCCTTCGTTTGTATTTTATCAAAGAAAAATTTGAAGTTGATGTAGCGGGCGATGGCGAAGAAGGTTTGTCTATTTTACGGCAACATCACCATGATATCGTGTTGAGCGACGTCATGATGCCCAAAATGGACGGCTACAAACTGTGCGAAGCCATTCGCAGCGATGATACGATCAAAATGACACCGATCGTGCTTGTTACGGCCAAAGTCGAATTGAGTGATAAACTCACCGGCCTGGAAAAAGGCGCGGATGCGTATCTGACCAAACCGTACAACCTTACCGAACTCCGCGCTCAAATCGCGTCTCTGCTCAAACTTCGCGAACTTCGTCTGGCTCTGACCAACCGTGAAAAAGAAATCGAACGCATTCGTACCTTGGAACAAACATTGATCGCGATTTCCCATCATATCAATAATGCCATCGCGCCGATTTCAGGACGTGCGCAGCTCACCGATCCCGCCGACGTCGAACAAGTACGCAAACTGATCGATGTGGCCTCCATAGGATGCCGTCGCATTTCCCGTACGATCAATCTTCTGAGCGACGTGGTCTCCGCGATGAAGCAAGCCTCCAACGATCAAGCGTTTGATCTCAATAAAACGACGATCAACGAGCTGCTCGAAAAATTCAAATCAAACGGCGATACGGACTTGCAATAG
- a CDS encoding HEAT repeat domain-containing protein, translated as MPQYGELKLPPRHIIIKYCWETFELGLKDKNDFVKTSTLTTLGRIGSASAAETIASADLGVKPQVTRTAVATLAQMHDSAAFQALLRFRGHSDFFVRENVAMGMVRMRDLYGDTLVARVLKRMHLYVDSIESDTMFYEKSEIQQERREIKTKLAIAISSVDPRFPDPQIALAYRDAPLAARVALVNFIGAVKPPNALTWLSPFMMDSSTYVRSKTAEALGKIASPQAYDMLRGMLRTQRREEVVVNAAIALMPADEVRAVEVLIQAMDTYDEDTQSNILLALGEAKLPESRAKILPLVKSAVTGKGDWVRVGAIGALGLIKDTTTLPLIEAALEDPVDEVREIAVGVLAQMKGETMVDRLKAWAKDDQYSMRSVALAGLGSLRDPVMVEKTVYPVLYNTMKFDPEMMVRVRAAFTLLNIINDRKYTKGI; from the coding sequence GTGCCGCAGTACGGTGAACTCAAGTTGCCGCCACGCCATATTATTATAAAATACTGTTGGGAAACATTTGAGCTTGGTCTTAAAGACAAAAATGATTTTGTCAAAACGTCCACGCTGACGACTTTGGGACGCATCGGCTCGGCATCAGCGGCGGAAACCATCGCATCGGCAGATCTCGGTGTGAAACCGCAAGTGACGCGCACAGCCGTTGCAACGCTGGCGCAGATGCACGACAGTGCGGCATTTCAAGCCTTGCTTCGGTTCCGTGGTCATTCTGATTTTTTTGTGCGCGAAAATGTCGCGATGGGTATGGTACGCATGCGGGATTTGTACGGTGACACCTTAGTGGCCCGCGTACTCAAGCGTATGCATCTATACGTGGATTCGATCGAAAGCGATACGATGTTCTACGAAAAATCCGAGATTCAGCAAGAGCGGCGTGAAATCAAAACCAAACTGGCCATTGCTATTTCATCGGTTGATCCGCGATTCCCTGATCCTCAGATTGCGCTTGCCTACCGCGATGCACCCTTGGCGGCGCGTGTCGCATTGGTTAATTTTATCGGCGCCGTCAAGCCACCCAATGCACTGACATGGCTGAGCCCATTTATGATGGATTCTTCCACCTACGTACGTTCCAAAACAGCCGAGGCATTAGGAAAAATCGCCTCACCGCAAGCCTATGATATGCTGCGGGGTATGTTGCGAACGCAACGACGTGAAGAAGTCGTTGTCAACGCGGCGATCGCTTTGATGCCGGCCGACGAAGTGCGCGCCGTCGAAGTTTTGATACAGGCAATGGATACCTATGATGAAGATACGCAGAGTAATATCTTACTTGCTCTCGGCGAAGCTAAATTACCTGAATCCCGCGCTAAAATTTTGCCGTTGGTAAAATCGGCCGTTACCGGTAAAGGCGATTGGGTGCGGGTCGGTGCCATCGGTGCTTTGGGATTGATCAAAGATACGACTACACTGCCGCTCATCGAAGCGGCGCTGGAAGATCCGGTGGACGAAGTCCGCGAAATTGCCGTCGGGGTTTTGGCTCAGATGAAAGGCGAAACAATGGTGGATCGGCTCAAAGCCTGGGCAAAAGACGATCAGTACTCCATGCGTTCCGTCGCGCTCGCCGGATTAGGTTCCCTGCGCGATCCCGTCATGGTCGAAAAAACCGTATATCCGGTTTTGTATAATACCATGAAGTTTGATCCGGAAATGATGGTCCGAGTGCGGGCCGCGTTTACATTGCTTAATATCATCAATGATCGTAAGTACACCAAAGGAATTTGA